From Carettochelys insculpta isolate YL-2023 chromosome 22, ASM3395843v1, whole genome shotgun sequence, one genomic window encodes:
- the FKBPL gene encoding FK506-binding protein-like, which yields MAAASGTAEAGGAANGVTTADEATNGTAEARGAANETPEANTAPWGLGLEEEQQPGSPGVPDERDPGGPLWVSPDGAFTKRVLRAGVGLDKPVPGSLCRVYLAAPAEAPLGYPANRWATLELGEGDGALDGLVDACLESMAPGERAELRAGDGVMLGVHLASFVPVPEPWQLGVAEKWALALQHKERGSERYRAGEVGVAARCYSRALRLVIAASPAPLDPEHARLRADLHANLAACQLRLGQPAHAARNCTKALALQPGHTKARYRRGLARAATGDLEGAAEDLRQLLTAEPGNTAARRELQRVGQRARERDVRLARAMSKLFS from the coding sequence atggcagctgccagtgggactgCAGAGGCCGGCGGAGCGGCCAATGGGGTGACCACAGCTGATGAAGCAACCAATGGGACAGCAGAGGCCAGAGGAGCAGCCAATGAGACGCCGGAGGCCAACACTGcaccctggggcctggggctggaggaggagcagcagccggggagCCCCGGGGTGCCGGATGAGCGGGACCCTGGGGGGCCGCTCTGGGTATCGCCGGATGGCGCCTTCACCAAGCGGGTGCTGCGGGCAGGCGTGGGGCTGGACAAGCCAGTGCCGGGCTCGCTGTGCCGTGTGTACCTGGCGGCGCCGGCGGAGGCACCCCTGGGGTACCCGGCCAACCGCTGGGCCACGCTGGAGCTGGGCGAGGGCGACGGCGCCCTGGACGGGCTGGTGGACGCCTGCCTGGAGTCCATGGCGCCAGGGGAGCGGGCGGAGCTGCGGGCGGGGGACGGTGTCATGCTGGGCGTGCACCTGGCCTCCTTTGTCCCGGtgccagagccctggcagctgggcgTGGCTGAGAAGTGGGCGCTGGCGCTTCAGCACAAGGAGCGCGGCTCCGAGCGCTAccgggctggggaggtgggggtggccgCCCGGTGCTACAGCCGGGCCCTGCGGCTGGTGATCGCCGCCAGCCCGGCCCCCCTCGATCCCGAGCACGCCCGCCTGCGGGCTGACCTGCATGCcaacctggctgcctgccagctgcgcCTCGGCCAGCCGGCCCACGCCGCCCGCAACTGCACCAAGGCCCTAGCGCTGCAGCCCGGCCACACCAAGGCCCGCTACCGCCGTGGCCTGGCCCGCGCTGCCACCGGTGACCTGGAGGGCGCGGCCGAGGACCTCCGCCAGCTGCTGACAGCCGAGCCGGGCAACACTGCCGCCCGCAGGGAACTGCAGCGTGTGGGGCAGCGGGCGCGGGAGCGGGATGTCCGCCTGGCCCGGGCCATGAGCAAGCTCTTCTCCTGA